A single genomic interval of Aedes aegypti strain LVP_AGWG chromosome 1, AaegL5.0 Primary Assembly, whole genome shotgun sequence harbors:
- the LOC5572775 gene encoding MOB kinase activator-like 1 has translation MSFLFRSSKTFKPKKNIPEGTHQYDLMKHAAATLGSGNLRNAVQLPDGEDLNEWVAVNTVDFFNQINMLYGTITEFCTEDSCSIMSAGPKYEYHWADGQTVKKPIKCSAPKYIDYLMTWVQDQLDDETLFPSKIGVPFPKNFIQIAKTILKRLFRVYAHIYHQHFSEVVRLSEEAHLNTSFKHFIYFVQEFNLIDRRELAPLQDLIDKLITKDGR, from the exons CCGATCCAGTAAAACCTTCAAGCCGAAAAAGAATATACCGGAGGGTACTCATCAGTATGATCTCATGAAACATGCTGCCGCTACGTTGGGATCTGGAAACCTTCGCAACGCTGTACAGCTTCCAGATGGAGAAGATCTTAATGAATGGGTTGCGGTGAATA CTGTGGATTtcttcaatcaaatcaatatgtTGTACGGTACTATTACGGagttttgcactgaagattcgTGCAGCATTATGTCAGCCGGTCCGAAATACGAGTATCATTGGGCAGATGGGCAAACGGTCAAGAAACCAATCAAATGCAGTGCTCCCAAATACATTGATTATCTGATGACCTGGGTCCAAGATCAGCTAGACGACGAAACTctgtttccttcaaaaatcggTGTTCCTTTTCCTAAAAACTTCATTCAAATAGCTAAAACCATACTCAAGCGACTGTTTCGCGTGTACGCTCACATCTACCATCAACATTTCTCCGAAGTCGTGCGATTGAGTGAGGAAGCCCATTTAAACACCTCATTCAAGCACTTTATCTATTTTGTTCAGGAATTTAATTTAATAGACCGACGAGAATTGGCACCACTGCAGGATCTGATTGATAAACTCATCACTAAAGACGGTCGATAA